The window TATGCACACCCTTCTGGTCATGCTCCCTGTGTGGAAGTGGTACTGGCTCCTGCCTATGATGAGCGTGAACCTACCATCCCCACACTCATGTTGATCAACATGCCTGAAGAGAGCGCGCCCGCGCGGAAAACCGTCCCTGTAAAGCACGGGCGTTCCAGGATGCTCCTGTGTCGGGCATGGCCAGTGGATGCCACCGCGCTCCAGCCGCTCGTGGGATATGCCGCCGTAGCTTGGAGTCAGTGCCGCTATCTCTCTCATAACAGCAGCGGAGGAATCATAACCTGCGGAGATACCGAAGATCTCGAGAAGCTTCGCTGCCACGACCCACTCGGGCAGCGCGTTCCCTGGAGGATCGATCGCCTTTCTGATGAGCTGTACCTTTCTCTCTGTTGATGTCACCGTCCCGTACTTCTCCGCAAACGATGCAATGGGGAGGACAACATCTGCCATCCTGGTCGTCTCTGTTGGGAATATGTCCGCAACCACCAGGAGATCGAGAGACTCCAGCGCACTCCTGATCCTCGAGCTGTCCGGGTAGCTGAGAGCCGGGTTCTCTCCAGAGATGTACATCCCCCTGATCTCAGATCCAGCGGAGCTCATGATCTCGATCGCTGTCCTGCCCTGAGATGCCGGAAGCTCCACATTCCATGAATCCTCGAACTTCTCTCTGAATTCAGAGACCTTCTGGTAACCTGTGTAGTAATCGGGAAGCGCGCCCATATCGCACGCGCCCTGCACGTTCTGGTGGCCTCGAAGCGGATATATGCCGGAGCCGTCTCTGCCAAGATTTCCGGTCGCGAGCGCAAGGTTGACGATCGCCTGAACGTTGTCTGTGCCGTGCGCGTGCTGGGTTATGCCCATAGCGTACACGATCGCAGCATCGCCTGCAGATCCATACATCACAGCTGCATCGTGTATGAGCTCTGCCGGCACACCGCATATCCGCTCCGCAGCCTCAGGCGTGTATTCTGCAACGCGATCATGCACTTCATCGAACCCATCCGTCCTGGAGCGTATGAACTCCTCGTCTATCATCCCCTCACGAATCACCACGTTCAGGATCGCGTTCAAAAGAGCAATATCTGTGCCAGGCCTCATCTGGAGGTGCAGATCTGCGATCTCCGCTATCTGTGTCCTCCTCGGATCCATCACTATGATCTTGGCACCGTTTCTCCTGGCCTCCATGACATAAAAGGAGACCACAGGATGCTGCTCTGTGGTGTTCGATCCGATAATCATTATCAGATCAGAGTGGAGAAGGCTCTCGATCGGGTTCGTCATCGATCCGCTGCCGAGAGATGAGCCGAGCGCGAAGAGCGTGGGCGCGTGGCAGAGCCGCGCGACGTTGTCGATGTTGTTGGTCCCGAGTGCTGCGCGGCAGAGCTTCATGAGGAGATAGTTCTCCTCATTCGTCGCCTTCGCAGATGTGAGAACCGCGAGCGCATCCGGTCCTGAATCTCTCTTTATATCAGCGAACGATTTTGCTATGAATGAGAGGACCTCGCTCCAGGATGTTTGAACATAGCGATCCCCCCTTCGCATCAGCGGCTCCCTGAGCCTGTCCGGATGGTTCGCGAAGCCATGGAGGAGCCAGCCCTTTGCGCAGAGCCTCCCTCTGGCTGGTGGTTTCATGGAAGGGGTGACAGCGATTATTTTGCTGTCCTCCACATGCAGATAAAGGCCACAGCCGCAGCCGCAGTAGACGCAGGTAGTCTCGATCGCATCCAAAACCATCACCATGTACGCACGGACATCTCAGCTGGAGTGTGAAAGATTCCACTCACCTGTAACACCGACCGTTTGTATTACCGTTCGTTTGAATTTGCACAAGCCTGTGCCAGTTCCGCCTCTCCCACAGCCGCTGGGATAGATCCTCCTCATCAACCATCTGCCTCATCCTGTTTGTGAGCATCCTCCAATTAACAAGGTGCCCATCGAAGTCCGGCCCGTCCACGCATGCGAACCTGGTTTCTCCTCCCACCTCAACCCTGCATGCCCCGCACATCCCTGTTCCGTCGACCATGAGAGGCGTGAGGCT of the Methanothrix sp. genome contains:
- the fdhF gene encoding formate dehydrogenase subunit alpha; amino-acid sequence: MVLDAIETTCVYCGCGCGLYLHVEDSKIIAVTPSMKPPARGRLCAKGWLLHGFANHPDRLREPLMRRGDRYVQTSWSEVLSFIAKSFADIKRDSGPDALAVLTSAKATNEENYLLMKLCRAALGTNNIDNVARLCHAPTLFALGSSLGSGSMTNPIESLLHSDLIMIIGSNTTEQHPVVSFYVMEARRNGAKIIVMDPRRTQIAEIADLHLQMRPGTDIALLNAILNVVIREGMIDEEFIRSRTDGFDEVHDRVAEYTPEAAERICGVPAELIHDAAVMYGSAGDAAIVYAMGITQHAHGTDNVQAIVNLALATGNLGRDGSGIYPLRGHQNVQGACDMGALPDYYTGYQKVSEFREKFEDSWNVELPASQGRTAIEIMSSAGSEIRGMYISGENPALSYPDSSRIRSALESLDLLVVADIFPTETTRMADVVLPIASFAEKYGTVTSTERKVQLIRKAIDPPGNALPEWVVAAKLLEIFGISAGYDSSAAVMREIAALTPSYGGISHERLERGGIHWPCPTQEHPGTPVLYRDGFPRGRALFRHVDQHECGDGRFTLIIGRSQYHFHTGSMTRRVCILEREVPEAFVDVNPKDAASLGIRNGTGVILESESGTIRARARLSDSVSSGTLFMPFHFRESPANMLTGWQLDPHSKIPSLKITSVSIRREGA